One window of Parambassis ranga chromosome 3, fParRan2.1, whole genome shotgun sequence genomic DNA carries:
- the depdc7a gene encoding DEP domain-containing protein 7 yields the protein MAGKPFQATYIWKSIISNLRTHVEVKRRRHKLKSYHDCFLGSEAVDVVLAHITLNRFFGDEAVPRYKAVRLCQALMDSRVFEPVGNKVFGKEKKRATFEDSSCSLYRFLSSATSSSSALTNTNSHSTSTIESGYDSPSMNRNKNSYSPSRERQEVLSHSTNSPVKPDKSVEDVLRNLNLSSTITPQMINLGLSQEVVVEVWHQQAVYRLLQLIELPLLEDLLEGRDASRPPLHGMDSDPDLLYTSSYLDREVLKAFSEAQDDEWMSGAVDCLEFLPDDRVVEVSRGLAGCADDLLQCKRLLYQVLAQHYGHTQQPPLLSNLVFDIHSGISELLVNGKQEQALEALQLSLKLQDSRSREELRRLLKFMAIAAKPQEVKLHKEIENRMAVKRSFSSAIVYSSRLSKGKVDLMVLFMMDNHCDLFKIPVSLHKMVSDRVMNIVRGKDPDIITGPTYCTRISTKAYQEDTQKTTKEELLSLLQTVHENPKLSSKEKRRLLGQFYKGHPEVFVQYFGHRLSSVNMLLQ from the exons CTGGGTTCAGAGGCTGTGGATGTGGTGTTGGCACACATCACCCTGAACCGCTTCTTTGGTGATGAGGCTGTGCCCCGTTATAAGGCGGTTCGGCTTTGTCAGGCCTTGATGGACTCAAGGGTATTTGAGCCAGTGGGCAATAAAGTTTTTgggaaggaaaagaagagggcCACGTTTGAGGACAGTAGCTGCAGTTTGTACAGGTTCCTGAGTTCAGCaaccagctcctcatcagcaCTGACAAACACCAACTCCCACTCCACCAGTACCATTGAGAGCGGCTATGACTCACCGAGCATGAACAGGAACAAGAACAGCTATAGTCCATCACGTGAAAG ACAAGAGGTGCTGAGCCACTCCACCAACTCCCCTGTGAAACCAGACAAATCAGTGGAGGACGTGCTGAGAAACCTCAACCTCAGCTCGACCATCACGCCCCAGATGATCAACCTCGGCCTGTCACAAGAGG TTGTAGTTGAAGTGTGGCACCAGCAGGCAGTGTACAGACTGTTGCAGCTGATagagctccccctgctggaggACTTGTTAGAGGGCAGAGACGCATCACGGCCCCCACTGCATGGCATGGACAGTGACCCCGACCTGTTGTATACATCAAGCTACCTGGACAGAGAGGTTCTTAAGGCCTTTAGTGAAGCCCA GGATGATGAGTGGATGTCAGGGGCTGTGGACTGTCTGGAGTTTCTTCCTGATGACCGGGTGGTGGAGGTCAGTCGAGGTTTGGCCGGTTGTGCAGACGACCTGCTCCAGTGTAAGAGGCTTCTTTACCAGGTCCTGGCTCAGCATTAcggacacacacaacagccacCTCTCCTCAGCAACCTTGTTTTTGATATCCACTCTGGTATCTCAGAATTACTAG tAAATGGGAAGCAAGAGCAAGCTCTGGAGGCACTGCAGCTGAGCCTGAAGCTGCAGGACTCtcgcagcagagaggagctacGCAGGCTCCTGAAGTTCATGGCCATTGCAGCCaaaccacaggaagttaaactgCACAAAGAG ATTGAAAACAGAATGGCAGTGAAAAGATCTTTCTCAAGTGCCATTGTCTACAGCAGCAGACTCTCCAAAGGAAAGGTGGACTTGATGGTTTTGTTTATGATGGATAACCACTGTGATCTGTTCAAA ATTCCTGTCTCGTTGCACAAGATGGTCAGTGACAGAGTAATGAATATTGTGAGAGGAAAGGATCCAGATATAATAACAG GGCCGACATACTGCACAAGAATAAGCACTAAGGCTTATcaagaagacacacaaaaaaccacTAAAGAGGAGCTTTTGTCTCTACTGCAGACGGTCCACGAGAACCCCAAACTCTCCTCCAAAGAAAAAAGGCGGCTGCTGGGACAGTTTTATAAAGGCCACCCAGAGGTTTTTGTTCAGTACTTTGGACATAGATTGTCCAGTGTCAACATGTTGTTACAGTGA
- the cstf3 gene encoding cleavage stimulation factor subunit 3 codes for MSTEPSADQAAAEYIPEKVKKAEKKLEENPYDLDAWSILIREAQNQPIDKARKTYERLVSQFPSSGRFWKLFIEAEIKAKNYDKVEKLFQRCLMKVLHIDLWKCYLSYVRETKGKLPSYKEKMAQAYDFALDKIGMEIMSYQIWVDYINFLKGVEAVGSYAENQRITAVRRVYQRGCVNPMINIEQLWRDYSKYEEGINVHLAKKMIEDRSRDYMNARRVAKEYETVMKGLDRNAPSVPPQNSPQEAQQVEMWKKYIQWEKSNPLRTEDQTLITKRVMFAYEQCLLVLGHHPDIWYEAAQYLEQSSKLLAEKGDMNNSKLFSDEAANIYERAIGTLLKKNMLLYFSFADYEESRMKYEKVHSIYNKLLAIEDIDPTLVYIQYMKFARRAEGIKSGRAIFKKAREDLRTRHHVYVTAALMEYYCSKDKSVAFKIFELGLKKYGDIPEYILAYIDYLSHLNEDNNTRVLFERVLTSGSLSPEKSGEIWARFLAFESNIGDLASILKVERRRFTVFKDEYEGKETALLVDRYKFMDLYPCSTSELKALGYKDVSRSKLAALLPETVVAPSVPTLKDEVDRKPEYPKPDTNQMIPFQPRHLAPPGLHPVPGGVFPVPPAAVVLMKLLPPPTCFTGPFVQVEELMESFRRCTLPETVDAAVELITGRQPDAGGEGNGSMENHAIAKSLKRPNADSDEEDDKGAVAPPIHDIYRARQQKRIR; via the exons ATGTCGACCGAGCCATCCGCCGACCAG gcagcagcagagtatATTCCTGAGAAGGTGAAGAAGGCAGAGAAGAAGTTGGAAGAAAACCCATATGACCTTGACGCATGGAGCATTCTGATTCGAGAAGCACAG AACCAACCCATAGATAAAGCAAGGAAGACATATGAGCGACTTGTCTCACAGTTCCCAAGTTCTGGCAGATTCTGGAAACTATTCATTGAAGCAGAG ATCAAGGCTAAAAACTATGACAAAGTAGAAAAG TTGTTTCAGAGATGCCTAATGAAAGTGTTGCACATCGACCTGTGGAAATGCTACCTCTCATATGTTCGAGAGACCAAAGGGAAACTTCCCAGCTACAA AGAGAAGATGGCACAGGCCTATGACTTTGCCCTGGATAAAATTGGCATGGAGATTATGTCTTATCAG atttgGGTGGATTATATCAACTTCCTCAAAGGAGT TGAGGCTGTGGGCTCATACGCAGAGAATCAGCGAATCACTGCAGTGAGGAGGGTGTACCAGAGAGGCTGTGTCAACCCCATGATCAACATTGAACAGCTCTGGAGAGACTATAGCAAATATGAGGAG GGAATCAATGTGCATTTGGCCAAAAAGATGATTGAGGACCGAAGTAGAGACTACATGAATGCCAGGAGAGTGGCTAAG GAGTATGAGACAGTGATGAAGGGACTGGACAGAAATGCACCCTCAGTACCACCTCAGAACTCCCCACAGGAGGCACAGCAGGTGGAAATGTGGAAGAAGTACATCCAGTGGGAAAAAAGCAACCCACTACGCACAGAAGACCAGACTCTCATCACAAAGAGAG TGATGTTTGCCTATGAGCAGTGCCTGCTGGTGCTGGGCCACCACCCTGACATTTGGTATGAGGCAGCACAGTACCTGGAGCAGTCCAGCAAACTGCTGGCAGAGAAAGGG gATATGAATAACTCAAAGCTGTTCAGCGACGAGGCAGCAAACATCTATGAACGTGCCATTGGGACTCTTCTGAAAAAGAACATGCTCCTGTATTTCTCATTTGCTGACTATGAAGAG AGTCGCATGAAGTACGAGAAAGTCCACAGCATCTACAACAAACTGCTGGCAATCGAGGACATCGACCCCACACTGGTCTACATCCAGTACATGAAGTTTGCCAGGAGAGCAGAGGGCATCAAATCAGGTCGTGCCATCTTCAAAAAAGCCAGAGAGGATCTACGCACACGTCACCATGTCTACGTGACTGCAGCACTGATGGAATACTACTGCAGCAAG GATAAGTCAGTGGCCTTTAAGATTTTTGAGCTTGGCTTGAAGAAATATGGAGACATTCCAGAGTACATACTTGCGTACATTGATTACCTCTCACACCTTAATG AGGATAACAACACCAGGGTGCTGTTTGAACGTGTCCTCACCTCAGGAAGCTTATCACCAGAAAAGTCAGG TGAGATCTGGGCTCGGTTCCTGGCCTTTGAGAGCAACATAGGAGACCTGGCCAGTATACTGAAAGTCGAGCGCAGAAGATTCACCGTCTTTAAGGACGAATATGAGGGCAAAGAAACAGCCTTGCTTGTAGACAGATACAAGTTCATGGACCTGTACCCCTGCTCTACCAGTGAACTCAAGGCTCTTGGGTACAAG GATGTGTCTCGTTCCAAACTGGCAGCACTGCTCCCAGAGACTGTGGTGGCGCCCTCTGTGCCTACACTTAAGGACGAAGTGGATCGTAAACCCGAGTACCCCAAACCAGACACCAATCAGATGATCCCTTTCCAGCCACGTCACCTTGCCC CTCCAGGTTTACACCCTGTCCCTGGTGGAGTTTTCCCAGTCccccctgctgctgttgtcttaaTGAAGCTGCTGCCTCCGCCTACGTGCTTCACT GGTCCCTTTGTTCAAGTGGAGGAGCTCATGGAATCTTTCAGGAGATGCACACTTCCTGAGA ctgttgatgctgctgtagAGCTGATCACTGGTAGACAGCCTGATGCAGGAGGGGAGGGCAATGGATCCATGGAGAACCACGCTATTGCCAAATCACTCAAGAGGCCTAATGCTGATTCAGACGAGGAGGATGACAAAGGTGCTGTGGCTCCACCGATACACGACATCTACCGAGCGCGCCAGCAGAAGAGGATCCGATAA